A region of Piscinibacter gummiphilus DNA encodes the following proteins:
- a CDS encoding sulfonate ABC transporter substrate-binding protein: MTAFLNRRDLLALAAAAAVTPAFAADNKVLRIGYQKFNTLNILKGAGKLEEALKPQGWTVQWFEFATGPVLFEALNAGSIDFGHAADTPTVFAQAAGVNSVYLAAEQPYPQGIAILVPKDSPVKAIADLKGRKVAVGRGWNVQYLLVRALEDAGLSFDDIQPAWVNNAADARTAFESGKVDAVGLWDPFLAGAQLAGNPRVLRNGEGLSNNRTFYISTPQFAGANPQVLRTVFAELKKTNEWADGHPQQLADQLAPQLGVPSPVLKLATDRRRYTAVPVDAGIVAEQQRIADTFFKLNLIKRQIAVKDAVFKEVLL; encoded by the coding sequence ATGACCGCCTTCCTGAACCGCCGTGACCTGCTGGCCCTGGCCGCCGCCGCGGCCGTGACGCCCGCCTTCGCCGCCGACAACAAGGTGCTGCGCATCGGCTACCAGAAGTTCAACACGCTCAACATCCTGAAAGGTGCGGGCAAGCTCGAGGAGGCGTTGAAGCCCCAGGGCTGGACCGTGCAGTGGTTCGAGTTCGCCACCGGCCCCGTGCTGTTCGAGGCCCTGAACGCTGGCTCGATCGACTTCGGCCACGCGGCCGACACGCCCACCGTGTTCGCGCAGGCCGCCGGCGTCAACTCGGTCTACCTCGCGGCCGAACAGCCGTACCCGCAGGGCATCGCGATCCTCGTGCCGAAGGACTCGCCGGTGAAGGCCATCGCCGACCTGAAGGGGAGGAAGGTCGCCGTGGGCCGCGGGTGGAACGTGCAGTACCTGCTCGTGCGCGCGCTGGAAGACGCCGGCCTGAGCTTCGACGACATCCAGCCCGCGTGGGTCAACAACGCGGCGGATGCCCGCACCGCGTTCGAGTCCGGCAAGGTGGACGCGGTGGGCCTGTGGGACCCGTTCCTCGCGGGCGCCCAGCTCGCGGGCAATCCGCGGGTGCTGCGCAACGGCGAGGGGCTGTCGAACAACCGCACCTTCTACATCTCGACGCCGCAGTTCGCGGGCGCGAACCCGCAGGTGCTTCGCACGGTGTTCGCCGAGCTGAAGAAGACGAACGAGTGGGCCGACGGCCACCCGCAGCAGCTCGCCGACCAGCTCGCGCCGCAGCTCGGCGTGCCGAGCCCCGTGCTCAAGCTCGCGACCGACCGCCGCCGCTACACCGCCGTGCCGGTGGACGCGGGCATCGTCGCCGAACAGCAGCGCATCGCCGACACCTTCTTCAAACTCAACCTGATCAAGCGGCAGATCGCGGTCAAGGACGCGGTGTTCAAGGAGGTGCTGCTGTGA